A genomic stretch from Malus domestica chromosome 15, GDT2T_hap1 includes:
- the LOC103400215 gene encoding DNA-(apurinic or apyrimidinic site) endonuclease 2-like isoform X1, with protein sequence MVGGLQQTHVYLLMKRQAAEQVNPDRNMIQESFGEGEKCSPDQCCTPGAPSSNSCSLSQNSQVISSKTNEHSSAFAIEATCNTLVTLGGERTKTMCGSEARKKSKRSSQLSLRSFFQKSSISSNSVSINTDISTSQRNVPDSNHLSNETPIPESQSRSPKQYELNSSVSNQDQDEVDACSLDKENNNFALLEWQRLQQVMQNSIPVCKHHSEPCVARVVSKRVPNFGRRFYVCARAEGPASNPEANCRYF encoded by the exons ATGGTTGGTGGCCTCCAACAAACCCATG TATATTTGCTAATGAAAAGACAAGCTGCGGAACAAGTTAATCCGGACAGAAATATGATTCAAGAGAGTTTCGGTGAGGGAGAAAAATGTTCGCCTGACCAATGTTGCACACCCGGTGCACCCAGCAGCAACTCCTGTTCTTTGAGCCAAAACTCCCAAGTGATCAGTTCAAAAACAAATGAGCATTCAAGCGCTTTTGCTATTGAGGCTACTTGTAACACCTTGGTAACTTTAGGTGGTGAACGTACAAAAACAATGTGCGGCAGTGAAGCTAGGAAAAAATCAAAAAGGAGTTCCCAACTCTCTTTGAGGTCATTTTTTCAGAAAAGTTCTATCAGTAGCAACAGTGTGAGCATTAATACTGATATTTCTACTAGTCAGAGAAATGTTCCAGATTCTAATCATCTCTCAAATGAAACTCCAATACCAGAAAGTCAAAGCCGCAGTCCCAAGCAGTATGAACTGAACTCTAGTGTATCAAATCAAGATCAGGATGAAGTAGATGCCTGCTCCTTGGACAAAGAGAATAATAATTTTGCGTTATTGGAGTGGCAAAGGTTACAGCAAGTCATGCAGAATAGCATACCAGTTTGCAAGCACCATAGTGAACCTTGTGTTGCTCGGGTTGTGAGCAAGCGAGTTCCTAATTTTGGACGCAGATTCTATGTCTGTGCGCGTGCTGAG GGACCTGCATCTAATCCAGAAGCAAATTGTAGGTATTTCTAA
- the LOC103400215 gene encoding DNA-(apurinic or apyrimidinic site) endonuclease 2-like isoform X2, producing the protein MVGGLQQTHVYLLMKRQAAEQVNPDRNMIQESFGEGEKCSPDQCCTPGAPSSNSCSLSQNSQVISSKTNEHSSAFAIEATCNTLVTLGGERTKTMCGSEARKKSKRSSQLSLRSFFQKSSISSNSVSINTDISTSQRNVPDSNHLSNETPIPESQSRSPKQYELNSSVSNQDQDEVDACSLDKENNNFALLEWQRLQQVMQNSIPVCKHHSEPCVARVVSKRVPNFGRRFYVCARAENYRYCGVYMYSS; encoded by the exons ATGGTTGGTGGCCTCCAACAAACCCATG TATATTTGCTAATGAAAAGACAAGCTGCGGAACAAGTTAATCCGGACAGAAATATGATTCAAGAGAGTTTCGGTGAGGGAGAAAAATGTTCGCCTGACCAATGTTGCACACCCGGTGCACCCAGCAGCAACTCCTGTTCTTTGAGCCAAAACTCCCAAGTGATCAGTTCAAAAACAAATGAGCATTCAAGCGCTTTTGCTATTGAGGCTACTTGTAACACCTTGGTAACTTTAGGTGGTGAACGTACAAAAACAATGTGCGGCAGTGAAGCTAGGAAAAAATCAAAAAGGAGTTCCCAACTCTCTTTGAGGTCATTTTTTCAGAAAAGTTCTATCAGTAGCAACAGTGTGAGCATTAATACTGATATTTCTACTAGTCAGAGAAATGTTCCAGATTCTAATCATCTCTCAAATGAAACTCCAATACCAGAAAGTCAAAGCCGCAGTCCCAAGCAGTATGAACTGAACTCTAGTGTATCAAATCAAGATCAGGATGAAGTAGATGCCTGCTCCTTGGACAAAGAGAATAATAATTTTGCGTTATTGGAGTGGCAAAGGTTACAGCAAGTCATGCAGAATAGCATACCAGTTTGCAAGCACCATAGTGAACCTTGTGTTGCTCGGGTTGTGAGCAAGCGAGTTCCTAATTTTGGACGCAGATTCTATGTCTGTGCGCGTGCTGAG AACTACAGATATTGTGGAGTTTATATGTACTCGAGCTAA